One part of the Arabidopsis thaliana chromosome 1 sequence genome encodes these proteins:
- the MUR4 gene encoding NAD(P)-binding Rossmann-fold superfamily protein, producing MFSFGRARSQGRQNRSMSLGGLDYADPKKKNNYLGKILLTASLTALCIFMLKQSPTFNTPSVFSRHEPGVTHVLVTGGAGYIGSHAALRLLKESYRVTIVDNLSRGNLAAVRILQELFPEPGRLQFIYADLGDAKAVNKIFTENAFDAVMHFAAVAYVGESTQFPLKYYHNITSNTLVVLETMAAHGVKTLIYSSTCATYGEPDIMPITEETPQVPINPYGKAKKMAEDIILDFSKNSDMAVMILRYFNVIGSDPEGRLGEAPRPELREHGRISGACFDAARGIMPGLQFWSGS from the exons G GACTGGATTATGCAGACcccaagaagaaaaacaattacttGGGAAAGATTCTTTTGACAGCTTCTCTTACAGCCTTGTGCATTTTCATGCTCAAGCAATCTCCAACATTCAATACTCCTAGCGTG TTTTCTCGACATGAGCCAGGGGTTACACATGTTTTGGTCACTGGTGGTGCTGGGTATATTGGTTCACATGCAGCTCTAAGGCTTCTAAAGGAATCATATCGAGTAACCATTGTG GACAATCTATCACGGGGCAATCTCGCTGCAGTCAGGATTTTGCAAGAACTATTTCCGGAACCTGGAAGGcttcaatttatttatgcTGATCTTGGAGATGCCAAAGCTGTCAACAAGATATTCACAGAGAATGCCTTTGACGCTGTGATGCATTTCGCTGCTGTTGCATATGTTGGGGAAAGCACACAATTCCCTCTTAA GTATTATCACAATATTACATCGAACACTTTGGTAGTATTAGAGACAATGGCTGCTCATGGAGTAAAGACTTTGATATATTCAAGCACTTGTGCAACGTATGGGGAGCCTGATATTATGCCAATTACAGAGGAAACTCCTCAG GTGCCAATCAACCCATATGGTAAGGCCAAGAAGATGGCAGAAGATATCATTTTGGATTTCTCGAAAAACTCAGATATGGCAGTTATGATCCTAAG ATATTTCAATGTGATTGGGTCCGATCCAGAGGGCAGATTGGGTGAAGCCCCAAGACCTGAGCTGCGAGAGCATGGACGCATCTCCGGTGCTTGTTTTGATGCAGCACGTGGCATCATGCCTGGCCTACAG TTTTGGTCAGGGTCTTGA
- a CDS encoding Coatomer epsilon subunit (Coatomer epsilon subunit; FUNCTIONS IN: protein transporter activity, structural molecule activity, binding; INVOLVED IN: retrograde vesicle-mediated transport, Golgi to ER; LOCATED IN: plasma membrane; EXPRESSED IN: 24 plant structures; EXPRESSED DURING: 13 growth stages; CONTAINS InterPro DOMAIN/s: Tetratricopeptide-like helical (InterPro:IPR011990), Coatomer, epsilon subunit (InterPro:IPR006822); BEST Arabidopsis thaliana protein match is: Coatomer epsilon subunit (TAIR:AT2G34840.1); Has 442 Blast hits to 442 proteins in 180 species: Archae - 6; Bacteria - 14; Metazoa - 175; Fungi - 90; Plants - 92; Viruses - 0; Other Eukaryotes - 65 (source: NCBI BLink).) gives MASMAGPDHLFNLRNHFYLGAYQAAINNSEIPNLSQEDIVERDCLVHRAYIALGSYQLVISEIDEAAATPLQAVKLLAMYLSSPENKESTISSLREWLADPTVGNNAIIRLIAGTIFMHEEDYNEALKHTHSGGTMDLHALNVQIFIKMHRSDFAEKQLRVMQQIDEDHTLTQLASAWLNLAVGGSKIQEAYLIFQDFSEKYPMTSLILNGKAVCCMHMGNFEEAETLLLEALNKDAKDPETLANLVVCSLHVGKSSSRYLNQLKLSHPEHVLVKRAASAEDNFERALQSFA, from the exons ATGGCATCCATGGCAGGACCAGATCATCTCTTCAATTTGAGAAACCATTTCTACTTGGGTGCTTATCAAGCTGCGATCAACAACAGCGAGATCCCTAATCTTTCGCAGGAAGATATCGTCGAGCGAGACTGTCTCGTCCATCGCGCTTACATCGCTCTCGGAAGTTACCAG CTTGTCATCAGTGAGATCGATGAAGCCGCTGCTACTCCTCTACAGGCAGTGAAACTCCTTGCTATGTATCTATCGAGTCCTGAAAACAAG GAATCAACCATTTCGAGCTTGAGGGAATGGTTGGCAGATCCAACTGTAGGAAACAATGCTATTATCAGGTTGATTGCTGGTACTATATTCATGCATGAGGAAGACTATAATGAGGCTCTGAAGCACACTCATTCTGGAGGAACCATGGATCT GCATGCTTTGAATGTCCAGATATTCATAAAGATGCACAGATCAGATTTTGCGGAGAAACAACTGAGAGTGATGCAACAGATTGATGAAGACCACACACTCACTCAGCTCGCGAGCGCGTGGTTGAATCTGGCAGTA GGTGGTTCCAAGATACAGGAAGCTTATCTAATCTTCCAGGATTTCTCTGAGAAGTACCCAATGACAAGCTTGATCTTGAACGGCAAAGCAGTTTGCTGCATGCATATGGGTAATTTTGAAGAAGCTGAGACTCTACTACTTGAAGCACTCAACAAG GATGCTAAAGACCCAGAAACTCTTGCAAACCTCGTTGTATGCAGTCTTCACGTCGGGAAATCATCTTCTCGCTACCTAAA CCAGCTGAAACTTTCACATCCAGAACACGTCCTTGTGAAGCGAGCAGCATCAGCTGAAGATAACTTCGAGAGAGCACTTCAATCTTTCGCCTGA
- the MUR4 gene encoding NAD(P)-binding Rossmann-fold superfamily protein (MURUS 4 (MUR4); FUNCTIONS IN: UDP-arabinose 4-epimerase activity, catalytic activity; INVOLVED IN: plant-type cell wall biogenesis, arabinose biosynthetic process, nucleotide-sugar metabolic process; LOCATED IN: Golgi apparatus; EXPRESSED IN: 24 plant structures; EXPRESSED DURING: 15 growth stages; CONTAINS InterPro DOMAIN/s: NAD-dependent epimerase/dehydratase (InterPro:IPR001509), NAD(P)-binding domain (InterPro:IPR016040), UDP-glucose 4-epimerase (InterPro:IPR005886); BEST Arabidopsis thaliana protein match is: NAD(P)-binding Rossmann-fold superfamily protein (TAIR:AT4G20460.1); Has 42820 Blast hits to 42812 proteins in 2971 species: Archae - 775; Bacteria - 25948; Metazoa - 715; Fungi - 615; Plants - 1158; Viruses - 34; Other Eukaryotes - 13575 (source: NCBI BLink).) codes for MFSFGRARSQGRQNRSMSLGGLDYADPKKKNNYLGKILLTASLTALCIFMLKQSPTFNTPSVFSRHEPGVTHVLVTGGAGYIGSHAALRLLKESYRVTIVDNLSRGNLAAVRILQELFPEPGRLQFIYADLGDAKAVNKIFTENAFDAVMHFAAVAYVGESTQFPLKYYHNITSNTLVVLETMAAHGVKTLIYSSTCATYGEPDIMPITEETPQVPINPYGKAKKMAEDIILDFSKNSDMAVMILRYFNVIGSDPEGRLGEAPRPELREHGRISGACFDAARGIMPGLQIKGTDYKTADGTCVRDYIDVTDLVDAHVKALQKAKPRKVGIYNVGTGKGSSVKEFVEACKKATGVEIKIDYLPRRAGDYAEVYSDPSKIRKELNWTAKHTNLKESLETAWRWQKLHRNGYGLTTSSVSVY; via the exons G GACTGGATTATGCAGACcccaagaagaaaaacaattacttGGGAAAGATTCTTTTGACAGCTTCTCTTACAGCCTTGTGCATTTTCATGCTCAAGCAATCTCCAACATTCAATACTCCTAGCGTG TTTTCTCGACATGAGCCAGGGGTTACACATGTTTTGGTCACTGGTGGTGCTGGGTATATTGGTTCACATGCAGCTCTAAGGCTTCTAAAGGAATCATATCGAGTAACCATTGTG GACAATCTATCACGGGGCAATCTCGCTGCAGTCAGGATTTTGCAAGAACTATTTCCGGAACCTGGAAGGcttcaatttatttatgcTGATCTTGGAGATGCCAAAGCTGTCAACAAGATATTCACAGAGAATGCCTTTGACGCTGTGATGCATTTCGCTGCTGTTGCATATGTTGGGGAAAGCACACAATTCCCTCTTAA GTATTATCACAATATTACATCGAACACTTTGGTAGTATTAGAGACAATGGCTGCTCATGGAGTAAAGACTTTGATATATTCAAGCACTTGTGCAACGTATGGGGAGCCTGATATTATGCCAATTACAGAGGAAACTCCTCAG GTGCCAATCAACCCATATGGTAAGGCCAAGAAGATGGCAGAAGATATCATTTTGGATTTCTCGAAAAACTCAGATATGGCAGTTATGATCCTAAG ATATTTCAATGTGATTGGGTCCGATCCAGAGGGCAGATTGGGTGAAGCCCCAAGACCTGAGCTGCGAGAGCATGGACGCATCTCCGGTGCTTGTTTTGATGCAGCACGTGGCATCATGCCTGGCCTACAG ATCAAAGGAACAGACTACAAAACCGCTGATGGAACTTGCGTACGGGATTACATTGATGTCACTGATTTGGTTGATGCTCATGTTAAAGCTCTTCAAAAGGCAAAACCACGCAAAGTTGGAATCTACAATGTTGGCACCGGGAAAG GTAGCTCGGTGAAAGAGTTTGTTGAGGCGTGCAAGAAAGCAACTGGTGTTGAGATCAAGATCGACTATTTGCCTAGACGTGCAGGTGATTACGCTGAGGTTTACAGTGATCCAAGCAAGATTAGGAAGGAACTTAACTGGACAGCTAAGCACACTAATCTCAAAGAGAGTCTTGAGACTGCATGGAGATGGCAGAAGCTGCACCGTAATGGCTATGGCTTAACAACCTCATCGGTCTCGGTTTACTGA
- the MUR4 gene encoding NAD(P)-binding Rossmann-fold superfamily protein (MURUS 4 (MUR4); FUNCTIONS IN: UDP-arabinose 4-epimerase activity, catalytic activity; INVOLVED IN: plant-type cell wall biogenesis, arabinose biosynthetic process, nucleotide-sugar metabolic process; LOCATED IN: Golgi apparatus; EXPRESSED IN: 24 plant structures; EXPRESSED DURING: 15 growth stages; CONTAINS InterPro DOMAIN/s: NAD-dependent epimerase/dehydratase (InterPro:IPR001509), NAD(P)-binding domain (InterPro:IPR016040), UDP-glucose 4-epimerase (InterPro:IPR005886); BEST Arabidopsis thaliana protein match is: NAD(P)-binding Rossmann-fold superfamily protein (TAIR:AT4G20460.1); Has 42706 Blast hits to 42698 proteins in 2964 species: Archae - 775; Bacteria - 25859; Metazoa - 727; Fungi - 574; Plants - 1159; Viruses - 34; Other Eukaryotes - 13578 (source: NCBI BLink).), whose translation MFSFGRARSQGRQNRSMSLGGLDYADPKKKNNYLGKILLTASLTALCIFMLKQSPTFNTPSFSRHEPGVTHVLVTGGAGYIGSHAALRLLKESYRVTIVDNLSRGNLAAVRILQELFPEPGRLQFIYADLGDAKAVNKIFTENAFDAVMHFAAVAYVGESTQFPLKYYHNITSNTLVVLETMAAHGVKTLIYSSTCATYGEPDIMPITEETPQVPINPYGKAKKMAEDIILDFSKNSDMAVMILRYFNVIGSDPEGRLGEAPRPELREHGRISGACFDAARGIMPGLQIKGTDYKTADGTCVRDYIDVTDLVDAHVKALQKAKPRKVGIYNVGTGKGSSVKEFVEACKKATGVEIKIDYLPRRAGDYAEVYSDPSKIRKELNWTAKHTNLKESLETAWRWQKLHRNGYGLTTSSVSVY comes from the exons G GACTGGATTATGCAGACcccaagaagaaaaacaattacttGGGAAAGATTCTTTTGACAGCTTCTCTTACAGCCTTGTGCATTTTCATGCTCAAGCAATCTCCAACATTCAATACTCCTAGC TTTTCTCGACATGAGCCAGGGGTTACACATGTTTTGGTCACTGGTGGTGCTGGGTATATTGGTTCACATGCAGCTCTAAGGCTTCTAAAGGAATCATATCGAGTAACCATTGTG GACAATCTATCACGGGGCAATCTCGCTGCAGTCAGGATTTTGCAAGAACTATTTCCGGAACCTGGAAGGcttcaatttatttatgcTGATCTTGGAGATGCCAAAGCTGTCAACAAGATATTCACAGAGAATGCCTTTGACGCTGTGATGCATTTCGCTGCTGTTGCATATGTTGGGGAAAGCACACAATTCCCTCTTAA GTATTATCACAATATTACATCGAACACTTTGGTAGTATTAGAGACAATGGCTGCTCATGGAGTAAAGACTTTGATATATTCAAGCACTTGTGCAACGTATGGGGAGCCTGATATTATGCCAATTACAGAGGAAACTCCTCAG GTGCCAATCAACCCATATGGTAAGGCCAAGAAGATGGCAGAAGATATCATTTTGGATTTCTCGAAAAACTCAGATATGGCAGTTATGATCCTAAG ATATTTCAATGTGATTGGGTCCGATCCAGAGGGCAGATTGGGTGAAGCCCCAAGACCTGAGCTGCGAGAGCATGGACGCATCTCCGGTGCTTGTTTTGATGCAGCACGTGGCATCATGCCTGGCCTACAG ATCAAAGGAACAGACTACAAAACCGCTGATGGAACTTGCGTACGGGATTACATTGATGTCACTGATTTGGTTGATGCTCATGTTAAAGCTCTTCAAAAGGCAAAACCACGCAAAGTTGGAATCTACAATGTTGGCACCGGGAAAG GTAGCTCGGTGAAAGAGTTTGTTGAGGCGTGCAAGAAAGCAACTGGTGTTGAGATCAAGATCGACTATTTGCCTAGACGTGCAGGTGATTACGCTGAGGTTTACAGTGATCCAAGCAAGATTAGGAAGGAACTTAACTGGACAGCTAAGCACACTAATCTCAAAGAGAGTCTTGAGACTGCATGGAGATGGCAGAAGCTGCACCGTAATGGCTATGGCTTAACAACCTCATCGGTCTCGGTTTACTGA